The following coding sequences lie in one Rhodothermales bacterium genomic window:
- a CDS encoding DUF1800 domain-containing protein — MNRRSFIGVPARNTAPMPASQAAMAIQPHTAPLTRADARHLVTRSEFGARLRRVNGFIGMTAEEAVAIILQEAEENALPEAPTWYKNKLSGDIDDLYKVQRDWMWRMKEQGFIEKMTLLLHNHLVTGYSVYERPYYAYTYYELLRTYALGNFKELIFEIGLDPAMLFYLDNNSNVPTTDEQGNPAGSNENYARELLELFTMGQYGPGGSLNYTEADIKQIARVLTGWQVDESRFRTVSKSTLHDSGTKTIFGQSFQGNADPEVEYAQLIDFIFAQRGSQIAHYLCRKLYVYFVNPVPDEAFIAEMAAVMVDNDYELKPVLQTLFTSQRFFSPTYYGSRIKSPIDFLIGFLNETETPPSDSVLEYMRQQLEPRSMNQELFNPPNVAGWPGMNPPDAANAPGDEKWLTTSLLPERWNIIADLTDGAAGDFDPVEVAVRVSDPANPFKIAEDLARTLVPVPLDIASIRDVSESFAGDPDTPPPASVLSDPIVSNVSKVLLGDMPHYEWPDIVNGPGTDKARARIVLQHYIALLSREIPEYQLH; from the coding sequence ATGAACAGACGTAGCTTTATCGGCGTGCCGGCCAGAAACACGGCGCCGATGCCGGCATCGCAAGCGGCGATGGCGATTCAGCCGCATACCGCACCCCTCACGCGCGCAGATGCCCGACATCTGGTTACCCGTAGCGAATTTGGCGCTCGCCTGCGGCGTGTCAACGGGTTCATCGGAATGACGGCTGAGGAAGCCGTTGCTATTATTCTGCAGGAAGCCGAAGAGAACGCCCTCCCGGAAGCCCCCACCTGGTACAAGAACAAGCTCTCGGGCGATATCGACGACTTGTATAAAGTGCAGCGCGACTGGATGTGGCGCATGAAAGAGCAGGGATTCATCGAAAAGATGACCCTCTTGCTGCACAACCACCTCGTCACCGGGTACAGCGTCTACGAGCGGCCGTATTATGCCTACACCTACTACGAGCTGCTCCGCACGTATGCGCTCGGCAACTTCAAGGAGCTGATCTTCGAAATCGGGCTCGACCCGGCCATGTTGTTCTATCTGGACAACAACTCCAACGTGCCGACGACCGACGAGCAAGGCAACCCCGCCGGCTCGAACGAGAACTACGCCCGCGAATTGCTGGAGCTGTTCACCATGGGCCAGTACGGTCCGGGCGGCAGCCTCAACTACACCGAGGCCGACATCAAACAGATCGCCCGCGTCCTGACCGGATGGCAGGTCGATGAAAGCCGCTTCCGCACCGTGTCGAAAAGCACGCTGCACGACAGCGGCACCAAAACGATCTTCGGCCAGTCGTTCCAGGGTAACGCCGACCCCGAGGTCGAATATGCGCAGCTGATCGACTTCATCTTTGCGCAGCGCGGATCCCAGATCGCGCACTATCTGTGCCGCAAGCTCTACGTGTACTTCGTCAACCCGGTCCCGGATGAAGCCTTCATCGCCGAGATGGCTGCGGTCATGGTGGACAACGACTACGAGTTGAAGCCGGTGCTCCAGACGCTCTTCACGAGCCAGCGCTTTTTCTCGCCGACGTACTACGGCTCGCGCATCAAGAGCCCGATCGATTTCCTCATCGGTTTCCTGAACGAGACCGAAACGCCGCCGAGCGACAGCGTGCTCGAATACATGCGCCAGCAGCTCGAGCCGCGCTCGATGAACCAGGAGCTCTTTAACCCGCCGAACGTCGCCGGCTGGCCCGGCATGAATCCGCCGGATGCGGCCAACGCGCCGGGCGACGAAAAGTGGCTGACGACGAGCCTCCTGCCCGAGCGCTGGAACATCATCGCCGACCTCACCGACGGCGCTGCCGGCGATTTCGACCCCGTCGAAGTGGCCGTGCGCGTGTCCGATCCCGCGAACCCGTTCAAGATCGCAGAAGACCTCGCACGGACGCTCGTCCCGGTGCCGCTGGATATTGCGAGCATCCGCGACGTGAGCGAAAGCTTCGCCGGCGACCCGGATACGCCGCCGCCGGCCTCGGTGCTGAGCGATCCCATCGTCTCGAACGTCTCCAAGGTGCTTCTCGGCGACATGCCGCACTACGAATGGCCCGACATCGTCAATGGCCCCGGCACCGACAAGGCGCGCGCACGCATCGTGCTCCAGCACTACATCGCGCTCCTGAGCCGCGAGATCCCTGAATACCAGTTGCACTAA
- the serS gene encoding serine--tRNA ligase, which translates to MIDIHILRTEPDRVRKAIRDKHIDATGVVDRILALDASRRDTLTRLQDLQTRANEIARDIGLLMREGRRDEAELKKAESTDMKGVVKSLEDEARAVEQQLDDLLLEIPNIPHESVPLGASPEDNVVAHIWGDEPAFDFEPLPHWDLAARHGLLDFERGAKVTGAGFPFYIGKGARLQRALIQFFLDLAVDEGGYTEMQPPVFVNADSARGTGQLPDKEDQMYEMTRDALYAVPTAEVPVTNYHRDEILAEDDLPIKYCAYTPCFRREAGSYGKDVRGLNRLHQFDKVELVQIVPDDASYAALESLREDAERPLQRLGLRYRRLLMCTADMGFTQSKKYDLEVWSAGQQRWLEVSSASNFEAFQARRLSLRYRKAGGKKPVFVHTLNGSGLALPRIVAALLENGQQADGSILIPEALRRYTGFDRIG; encoded by the coding sequence ATGATCGACATCCATATCCTCCGCACCGAACCCGACCGGGTGCGGAAAGCCATTCGCGACAAGCACATCGACGCCACCGGTGTCGTAGACCGAATCCTGGCGCTCGACGCGTCGCGCCGCGATACGCTCACGCGGCTCCAGGACCTCCAGACCCGCGCCAATGAGATCGCGCGCGACATCGGCCTGCTCATGCGGGAAGGCCGGCGCGACGAGGCCGAGCTGAAAAAGGCGGAGAGCACGGACATGAAAGGCGTCGTCAAATCGCTCGAAGATGAGGCGCGCGCCGTCGAACAGCAGCTCGACGACCTCCTGCTGGAGATCCCGAACATCCCGCACGAAAGCGTGCCCCTTGGCGCGTCGCCGGAAGACAACGTCGTCGCCCATATCTGGGGGGATGAGCCGGCATTCGACTTTGAGCCGCTCCCGCACTGGGATCTCGCCGCGCGTCACGGCCTGCTCGACTTCGAGCGGGGCGCCAAGGTGACCGGCGCCGGCTTCCCGTTCTACATCGGCAAGGGCGCTCGCCTCCAGCGCGCCCTGATCCAGTTCTTTCTGGACCTGGCCGTCGACGAAGGGGGCTACACCGAGATGCAGCCGCCCGTCTTCGTGAACGCCGACAGCGCCCGCGGCACCGGCCAGCTTCCCGACAAGGAAGACCAGATGTACGAGATGACGCGCGACGCGCTCTACGCCGTGCCGACGGCCGAGGTGCCCGTCACGAACTACCATCGGGACGAGATCCTCGCCGAAGACGACCTCCCGATCAAGTATTGCGCCTACACCCCGTGCTTCCGCCGGGAAGCCGGCTCCTACGGAAAGGACGTGCGCGGCCTGAACCGGCTCCACCAGTTCGACAAGGTCGAGCTCGTGCAGATCGTGCCGGACGACGCCAGCTACGCCGCGCTCGAATCGCTTCGGGAGGATGCCGAACGTCCGCTCCAGCGGCTCGGCCTGCGCTATCGCCGGCTGCTGATGTGCACCGCCGACATGGGCTTCACCCAGTCGAAGAAATACGACCTCGAGGTCTGGAGCGCCGGCCAGCAGCGCTGGCTGGAGGTCTCCTCGGCCTCCAACTTCGAGGCCTTCCAGGCGCGCCGGCTGTCGTTGCGGTACCGGAAAGCCGGCGGCAAGAAGCCGGTTTTCGTCCACACGCTCAACGGCAGCGGGCTGGCGCTGCCCCGGATCGTGGCGGCGTTGCTCGAAAACGGCCAGCAGGCCGACGGCAGCATCCTGATCCCCGAAGCCCTGCGTCGCTATACCGGTTTCGATCGCATCGGCTGA
- a CDS encoding DUF1501 domain-containing protein — MAWSRRDFLTRLGMGVAGASVMLNGSPVTAFGHAPILQALQNAEVDRILVLIQLNGGNDALNTVVPYEIDEYYRVRPTIAIPKSSVVALERDHGLHPAMASLTNLWNNNSLAAILNTGYRSSTRSHFEGTVNWATGSGNVIGSGNANFTSGVWGRYVEDVIDNLGQPIDHPMAVLIGGPVSLFQSNLGNLGVSLGDAQFIEEIARRGLYDANDSRVNGVAYGRPLKYVRAVANAALSYVSSIQRAANNGSNLAGTYPTGFGSNLAAAARLIRGGLGAKVISVSIGGFDTHSNQGGATGQYADRWRNIADSVAAFYQDLAVDGLNDKVLTMTYSEFGRTLGENGSRGTDHGAGASMLMFGPGLKRGVYGQQSDLITQLYGGDPEPSTDFRSVYASILQDWFGLPAGEVDGMLGTAMPRMDFIENKIRVSNEPTPVPEAFELSQNYPNPFNPTTNIGYTLNQPSRVTLQVHDAQGRLVRTLVDEYQTAGSHQIDFEGGRMPSGTYFYTLKTPDGVKTRSMVFMK, encoded by the coding sequence ATGGCCTGGTCCCGCCGCGACTTCCTCACCCGTCTGGGAATGGGTGTCGCCGGCGCCTCGGTCATGCTCAACGGGAGCCCCGTCACCGCATTCGGCCACGCGCCGATCCTCCAGGCGCTTCAAAACGCCGAAGTCGATCGCATCCTGGTGCTCATCCAGCTCAACGGCGGCAACGACGCCCTGAACACGGTCGTCCCCTACGAGATCGACGAATACTATCGGGTTCGCCCCACGATCGCGATCCCGAAAAGCTCCGTGGTCGCCCTGGAACGCGATCACGGTCTTCACCCCGCCATGGCGAGCCTGACCAACCTCTGGAATAACAACAGCCTCGCCGCCATCCTCAATACCGGCTACCGCAGTTCGACGCGCTCGCACTTCGAAGGCACGGTCAACTGGGCGACGGGCAGCGGCAATGTCATCGGCAGCGGCAACGCCAACTTCACGTCCGGCGTGTGGGGGCGGTATGTCGAGGACGTCATCGACAACCTCGGCCAGCCGATCGACCATCCGATGGCCGTGCTGATCGGCGGACCGGTGTCGCTCTTCCAGAGCAACCTGGGCAACCTCGGCGTGAGCCTCGGCGACGCGCAGTTCATCGAGGAGATCGCGCGCCGCGGTCTCTACGACGCGAACGACAGCCGTGTCAACGGGGTCGCCTACGGCCGACCGCTGAAATACGTCCGCGCCGTCGCCAACGCCGCGTTGAGCTATGTGTCCTCGATCCAGCGCGCCGCCAACAACGGATCGAACCTCGCCGGCACGTACCCGACCGGCTTCGGCAGCAACCTCGCCGCCGCCGCGCGCCTCATCCGGGGCGGGCTTGGCGCCAAGGTCATCTCCGTCTCCATCGGCGGCTTCGATACGCACTCGAATCAGGGCGGCGCCACGGGCCAGTACGCGGACCGCTGGCGGAATATCGCCGACTCGGTGGCCGCGTTTTATCAGGACCTCGCCGTCGACGGGCTCAACGACAAGGTGCTTACGATGACCTATTCGGAATTCGGACGCACCCTGGGCGAAAACGGCTCGCGCGGCACCGACCACGGCGCCGGCGCCTCGATGCTCATGTTCGGCCCCGGCCTCAAACGCGGTGTCTACGGGCAGCAGTCCGACCTCATCACCCAGCTGTACGGGGGTGATCCCGAGCCGTCGACGGACTTCCGCTCGGTGTACGCCTCCATCCTGCAGGACTGGTTCGGCCTGCCGGCCGGCGAAGTCGACGGCATGCTTGGCACGGCGATGCCGCGGATGGATTTCATCGAGAACAAGATCCGCGTCAGCAACGAGCCGACGCCGGTGCCGGAGGCCTTCGAGCTTTCCCAGAACTACCCGAATCCGTTCAATCCGACGACGAATATCGGGTACACGCTCAATCAACCCAGTCGCGTGACGCTCCAGGTGCACGACGCCCAGGGCCGGCTTGTCCGGACGCTGGTCGACGAGTACCAGACCGCCGGTTCGCACCAGATCGACTTCGAGGGCGGACGCATGCCGAGCGGCACCTATTTCTACACCCTGAAAACCCCCGATGGTGTCAAGACACGGTCGATGGTCTTCATGAAGTAA